The Topomyia yanbarensis strain Yona2022 chromosome 3, ASM3024719v1, whole genome shotgun sequence nucleotide sequence TCTGTCCAATAAAACAAACATCCACCCCAAGCTCCCCGAACACCATCAGTATTCTCTTATATTATAGGTGTTTCCGATTAGCCGATGCCCGTTTCGTGGATACATAATAATTTTATATCCTTTCTGATGGTTATTTTTCCTCTGTTCTTCTCTTCCTCTCTCCCACCACAGTGATAGACTGCGTCGTCAGCGAATGGGGACCGTGGAGTGACTGCGATACTGCTTGTGGAACCGGCATGATGTCACGAACCAGGATAATTGAACATAAACCGCAAAACGGTGGCAAGCACTGCCCATCGCTGCTACAGAAACGAGGCTGCCAAGGATTGAAGTGCCACAATCACCACGACCGGAAGGTATTGAGAGGTGAGTGTGCTGGCGGAATAGGCGCGCCATTGATTGACATTGTCCATTCACGCGGCGGATTGTGACTACAGTTTCCCGAGTTGAATTTTATATACATACTACCTACCATCTAAATTGTGCTTTAAGTGGTCAATATAGGAAACTGGAATTGATAAGTTAATTGAAGTCGATTGTAGCTTCCGAAACAAAGATTGCAAATTGTATCAGTTCAAATAATTTTGGGGGCAAAGAGAAATCCATTATTCTGCTTACAAGCTTTCTAAAGAAGCGAAGTTGCTTATGAATGATTCCTCGAGTTcaataatataattttaaagAAATTCCATACATTTCTGTGACGATTCAGTAATACTACTAGTTTTAAATGATTCCAGTGTGTACTGTGTAAAATACATACTGAAGATACTGTGTCCACCATGTCAAAATTACATTGTTCCAATACCAATAATCCTACTTCTTGCATTTGGAATGTTGTACAATCTGTGCCAAAgggatttttcgatttttctacTGACTTATTATGCTTTTCTGATTAACAATCCCTATCTGCATCCTTACCTGATTTGGACAAAATAACAAACCGAGAATGATGCCGCGAGTGTGCCGAGTCAATCAGGTTTGGCCAGTGTCTTGTCATGACGGCGCGACGACTCGGTGTCATCATTCATCCTTTTCAGAGAATCCTCCTTCCTCCCTAATGCCTCGTCAGGCATCGCATAATCAGCAGTCTTTTCATAACAATCAGGACAGGTTTATGAATCATCAACATTCTTTTCTATTCAGACCCCGActtttttatgttgatttttAATGTAGCCCCGGTTCTTGTGAAGCGCAGGATTATGCATTTTTAACATTCCTTTTCCGATTCATTTTTTACTGTCCTATTTGTTCTCCTGCAGCGAAGAGGTATTCATTTTTaacccttgtagttttttttatttctaccgCTCGGTTTGCATAGGAAAAGATTTATTGCGCGGTTCATTCCGTTTTCGATTTCGAGGATTTTTGCtggaaatttttgctatttgaGCTAGTTACGAACACTGTTTATAttacaaaatgtaaaatgtGGAAATTACAATTATCGTTCAAATTGTGCAATTAAGATTTCCCGGGCTGGCGTCGAATGGATAAGAAGTCGATAACATCAATTAACGATCATATAGAAATAAAACTATGTTGCCCTAGTTTTCCTAAACGCCACTCATAGCGCTGGCACCAATCACTGGGCAGTAGAATACAATCTGatgtttatgttttttttgtgcataGTACAAATAAATTCACATAGCAAGGGCGTTCGTACAAACCCATGATTCACTCGTGCCTTAAATCGAtcattaaggttcaactgagaacgcctTAATAAGCagccaaaacgaaaaaaatcagttttttctcacaccatTGGGAAAATCTTcatggaaatgaatcaatgtattcggAGCATTGGTAGAATATTACTGATTCATTTTCATGGAGTTTTTTCCAaaggtgtgagaaaaaactacttctttcgttttccaagcttcctCAGTTGAACCTTATAATTATGTTTTATTCGCACTGTAATGATGTTAATGCAGAGTATGCATACAAATCAACTAATTTTACATATACAGCGAATTAGGAGCGTTTGTTGTCGAGCCAAAAGAACTTTTTCGGTTTCAGTAACATTTTAGAGATGAGAAGACAACTAATCTGTTCTGTCAAATTTCATTGCATTTCCTTTGAGATAGGCACCTCAATTTTTCATAAGACGGAACTACCATCTCTGCTCAAATaaaggattccatgagaaagtgGTCAACCACAAAATAATaacattatattttttatttttttcttgcagCGTTCATTAGAGATGTGCAAACCGATTCAGCTTGGAGAGTGAATCGTATCCGACTCGCTAAAATTAATCGACTCTTTTGTCCGATTCAGTGACTCATTTCAGTACTTTGAAAAATGATTGTTTGAGTTATAACGAGACAAAATCCAGGGCTTTAAGAAACGCTTTCGTGTTacactagggttgccacccctgtTGAGGTTTTCTCCCGGACCTTCATACTGACCTGAGATAGGCTTTTATAGAAACATGAGTATACGTTGAAACCAGACCTACCTGCTGAGTTTACATGAGACAAGTATAAACGCTTTCATGCTTTTTGTAACTCGTCGAGGTATCAATTACTAAAATTGACTCACATATACCGTTTAGTGCTTTGTTTTGGCAAAGCATAATGTACACAACTGCCGTGAACTTTCCTCATTAGTCTATACATTGTTCGCCTTTGTAAACCGTTTTTTCGATTTAGTTAAGTGTATAATTTCATTTCCATGGCTAACGAcaagaatccaaaagcaccggTCATTCTTGCTGTGGAAGATAAGCCGATGAAGCATTGCTTACTGCCACAGCTTACAGGAGAAGTAGGGTGAAGCAGTCAAGAAAGCGGCAACGTCTGGGAAGCACACTACAGTGTCTTCCGGAATTTTTCGCTGTGTGCAAAAAATTTGTCATCACAGTCACTTGGGAGGTTTCaataattctcatcagcttaatcaaaACTCTTTTGTTTGCTCAGAAACTCAATAggtgtttttatttttgcatcaaTTCGACGCAAATTTAGTccatgtcggattctgatgagaggaactcaAAACGCCCCTCTAATAACTAATTCACAAGGGtggttccaacaaaggaacaaaggtTTTCTCCCTGGCCAGCAGTTTAGTAGCGCTACATGAGCAACCAATATTAACACCGAAAAAACTCGTTTGAAACAAATTCAGTTAAAATTTTctgacccggagaaattgatagAAAACCCGGAGGCCTGAAGATCGTCTTCAAAAACCAGAGTCTCcaggtcaaacccggagggatGGCAACCCTAGAAGTAATTTTCTATCATAGTTCCATTTTCAATAATGGACACAATTAATTTTATGTTTCTCGAATACTATTAGAGAGAAGGTTAACGTTGAAGGTACGTATAAGCGTTTCAGCAGAATTTTAAAAAGAGTAGAGCAAACAAATTTTCTTTTCTTCCATCAAATAGTTGCATCACATGTGAGTGTGAGAAGAGGTTCTGCTATTATTTGACAATCTCAAATTTAACTGCGACCGTTGGATTTTGCGAGACTTCCCATCTAGACACGATGCtgtcaaaatcttttcaaatgCTCCATCTAGCAGTAGCTGTGCTAATTTGGAAACCATGAGAGGGCTTTCCTTCACCTTCGGTTGATTGAAGCAAACATTTGACCATTATATCGAATATAACAGCTGTTTTGTATATGTTTTATTTCGTTTAGACAAACCGTGTTCAATGTatgtcatttattttgtatCATTCGCTCTAATGATTCATCATCAGGGCAAACTGTCAAATCGACTCATTCGGATATTTTTGGATCTCATTGGGCTCATAATAATTAGTCACCTTTTCAGTGAATCACAGCTCtttaaaaaatcgcggtttATTCATTCTTTTTGGAGAGTCgattcttttgatcgattcgtgattcattcgcccatctctagttCTAATAGTTCTCAATATCGCAACAGCTACAGGAAATTTTATGACAACTTTTACGAAATTTGAACGGTACAGAAACTGGTGAAGCTGCTAAACCCAGGTATGTCATCAGGCAATCCCGCCTCGTATAGACATATATCTCTACTGGATATACTCaaaaaaatcggaaaactaATCGACTACCAgctgagcttcaacaaccatgtAGACTATGCCTGCGAAAGGTCGGTGAAGGCTACGAACGGGATAGTGAGGATCATGCCAAACATCGGCGGTTCGAGAAGCATCACAAGACGTCTGCTAGCTAGTTTTTCATTATCGATACTGGGCCTCAGGTGGGGGTATAGCTCTGAAAACCTAACGAAACCGCGAAAAGCGGCACAGGACGTTCCGGTCGTACGAGTCGTGAGCGCGTGCAGAACAacatcgtcggaggcagtatgctttATCACCAGGATGATCttcatctgcatcaccctggcggaggatatcgagtgctacaatcATAGAAttccagaaacgtgaggaagatggtgAGGATCAATTTGATGGCGAGGTGGCTGCAGGAATGGGACATATCGGAAAAAGAAAGATGGATCTACCTGCTCATCCTAAACCTGTTGACGCGCTTCAACAGAAAACACgtagaggtgaacttccatctgaTACAACCCCTGTTGGATCACGGTTGCATCAGGAAGTATCTTCGTGGGTTTAGGTACGCAACGTTACCGTTTTGCCCGGAGTGTAAAAACATCGAGGAGATATCggagcacgtggtcttcgaatgtccgaggtcGTTTCGAACAGAGGAGATGCTTGAAACGGATGAACCGgatatcaacccggataatgccGTCCACAAAATGGTAAGCGACCGAATCACGTGGAACGAGGCCTTACAGCGGAAATGACGTGATGAACAgtgaacaacggtttcgggagagcaatcacctaTGAGCTATGAAGCAACTATGTATTAAATTGTAAGATtggagtgtgtgctatgcacataaaaaaccCTCTCCGAAGTAATatcgtaaggtagtgccggaaaagaatcaggttccgtgcaagagtatttgttttagcgggtcgggcTGCCCAAAtatgttccctgagttgttggtttttgtaaaaatcatatATTGCATTCATATACACAAAATATACATATCTCCttgcgaaaaattttcttactacgccgaTGATAGTGTTCAATCAGTAATTCAAAGAGGAATCTGTTGTTGATAGAATTTAGTTCTGGGCTGACAGCCCGCGTGCCGTTTCCGATTGTGGTCGCATGTCGAACTCCAATCGAAGGTCGCAGTACTAATTAAATAAGTACGGACTAACAAATTGGCTAGCACATGCGCTGCAATAGACTTCATATGTCCACAACCAGTATTACCATTGGATAAAACACAAGATTAGCTTATGAGCTACATCCGAACATGCTAACTATTAATAAAAATTACCAACTTGCGCCCAAATTAAAGCATATTCGCAGGATGTGAATGCGAAAATATCAATTTCCAGCCCCATTTGTAGCATGCTAGATATACACTAGCTGCACAttacaaactcaattatcacatggctactattcagcgtgctgaataTAATTCGTGCGATCTTTGTGAATTACGTTACGGAACATCATTTCATCTGATATGTAAATGATCTACAGTAATCTTTGGTTCCCCATGAAAGTTATGGTTATTCTGTTATTTCAAGCCCAATGTGTTAGAGGTTTCTATAACATGTAGGGGGAGTGGGGATACATGAGCCACTTTTTTGTCACTTGCAATAATTCGTAGGTCTTTTGATATGCAATATTCTCGTTGCATGAATTTGAAATGCTTTACAATATGTAATACCACTGAAAATGAAAAGTAAGATGTGATCATAATTATTAGTATTTTACAAATGTGTGTCAAATGGTTCATGTATCCCCATGGATGGATGGGGATACCATACTTCCGACAAATATAAAAACATGCAGGCATATACGAAAAATGATCGTTTATCCTTTTGTcgtttgttctgaatgtgcAAAATATCATTTAATTTCTATGCTGTGGTATAACatccaaaatgaatttttttcatagtAGTTCATCGAACCCTTGGTTCACCTAACCCCACTTAAGCTATAAAAAACTTTGATTATTTTTAAAGGCGTCAACAAACGTTTGACGCGATCGCAAATACTTGTGAGTTTAGGTTTCCAAAAAAGCTAACCACATTCCCCTATTCCCTAGGAAGGGAAGAATCCAAACTATTTACTGTTTGTGTTATGATTGTATTGTGTTGTCAAATTCATATCCGTTTAGACTCTCTTTACCTTTTCTTTGCTATCATGAAAATGAAGAGACCCTGGTAAGATACAAATCTCCAAAttacatggggaacgtgctgaAATggcctgattcctgattcctcaAACATCAATCGTAATCGATATCCAAATGCAGATCCTTTAGATCAGTTTTCCAGTGTCATTCACATAATATATACCATGTCATACAGTATTTCTCTTCCAACACGTGTGTCTACACATTTCTACAAGCAACTAAGAAAATTTCAAGTAAAATAAATGTAGCCGATTCTATGGGAACTCATTTTGTAGTAAGGAATAGCAAATAGAAATTATAAATGATCAGAAATTATATTTTCCatccaaattaaaaataacttaCCTATTTCATCACCCAGTATGTTACAATATTGAGCCAATGTTTTATATGATTTTGCAGAATAATTAAACAGAAGAAGTTTGCAGAAAATAATTAAAGTGAACTAAAGGAAAAACTTCATTTAGGAGTTTTACACAAATAATTTTGCGGTACATTTGTTCGGTACGTTATTTTATAAAGCTTTGCGAAGATACCGATTCTAAATATTACTTTCATGAGAATATGGAAATCAGATATACTACTATATGGATTCATCATGAATATGTTAATGTCTAAAACCAGGGCTTTTCTTGTTTAAATTCAGCAAATGCATTAGCAAATTACTTTTGACTAGGTATTTGTAAATACATTCAGCAAATGCATTGTCAATCAATGAGCAACCCAGGTACACTACTAATTGTCCCTCTCAATTATATCTTCTTTCTAGAAACTGCACTACTGCTCCCGGCTATTTTATCGAAAAGTAGACATGAAAACGACACCAGCGACATCCGGCGGAACCTACGGCTGCGCTACAAGAACGCATTCAAGCACAACCGAGGCAACGAGTAAGTGCAAAATTGTATTAAATAGTTTTTCTACCAGCTTATTCTTCGCCTTTTATCCCGTTCGACATAATCACTTTcattaaacaattttcttcatttaGTTTAACTCGATTTTTCAGACGCCAGCTTTTCATCGCAAACTTTTCATTTACACTAGACCTCATTTTTTCTCATTCTTCCGTTGCTGCAGAATGCATCATACCaactttttattaatttctcCATAGTTAAATCGCTGCATGGTAACAAAAACGAAGAAGAGAACATTTCTAAAGATATTCTGGTAGCATAAAATCTCGATGAACTCTAACCCGTAGTGAATTCCGCAAAACCACATGTCCTTTTTTAGTCCCCTTCTCCGCTGGATCCGGAGCATTTTAATTAACTGACTGCTGGATGCGAATTTGCAAATCTAGTCCGTTTCATTTTTCGTacttgtttgcttttttcaggTACTGCATAGAGTTCGAAGTAATTAAGGCGACGAAGGCATGCCATAAGGATAAAACTTACAGTGCACTTGCCGAGGGTGACCGAGTGACTGTCCGTTGTGACCTGGAAGCACTACACGAGGAAAAGTCAGTTACATTGGAGCCAGAGATTTCCAACAACTCGATTCAGGAGGAAGACGACAACGATGGTGGCAGCCGGCAGACTGTGGATAAGAAGCCAAAATTTCGTTGTCGGGGTGAGGGCACAACCGGACGGAGCACCCAGTTTACCAGCTTGGCGCTGCCCTCGTGTCGGGGTAAATGGATGCGAGTGACATCTAAGCAGGTGAAAAAATGCTCCGCCGCCGatgctgaatttattttcgtCTAGAAGTATCATTCTTGAAGTTCCACCTTTCCAATTCGATGGTAAAAGAGTGGCATGTAACTTGCAACAGTATCATGAGCATAAAAATCTTCTTTAGGTGAATACGAAAGACGATTCAGCATGTGAATGACATCAAATATGTATATCATCGACAATATTAAGCAGTGATGATGTAACGAAAATATTTTGACGAAAAATCGAGAAGAAGAAACAATGGGAAATTCCTCGCCGCGTGGAAAATGACATCAGCATGCTTTTCCATTATAGCACAGCTGACAATGACATCGACTGtcgctattttttaaattttccataGTAGAGGAAAACAGTTGAGGAAATGACAAACTTACGAGAGATTTTGTACATTAAGGTAGTGAAATAGTGAAATTAAGATAGGAAGAGAGAGATCGGCAAGTAAGAATGAACATAAAATCGATTAAGTCAGCTGAGATTATATCAATCACTATTTAACTTTCACTCAGCATCAGCATCACAGCCGCGAAAATTGTCTGCAAGATGAAGTGTAATGAGATTTATTATCTGAGCAATGTCTTATCTAAGTTTCAGAAAACACATTGGTTTAATTATACCCTCTAATAGCTTCCACTAAAATTGAAGAAATCTGTTAAGAAAAGTGCCATATCAAAACTATTGTCTTCAAAACAAATAGAAACGGTAAAGAAACAACCAACCAGTATAAGTatgtaaaaaccaaaatttgaagCAACGTATAAAATATAATGAATATCAGAACGTAATATCACTAGATCTAATTTTCCTTTTTTCAGTTGAATATGTAAAATAGTGTTAAAAATAAAACATGGAAATCTGATCGACTTTTTTATTTCCTGCAACGGCAATCCGACATGTACTGCGACATGGAAAAATGGACGAAATGTAATCCAAAATTGAAGAAATGACCAGGTATCGTGAAAATGTTTTGCTTACTTAGATACATCGAAGTGATAACCACCCAAAACTGGCAATGAGCCATATACCATATGAACAAATTCGTTTAAAGGAGCAaaccattttttcaaattttctgaaaattgtctcccAGCTTTACTACGATACTACGATAACTCCGAGGCACGGagagccgagtctcatataccaatcggaTCAGCTTGACAAATTGTGACAAtgcctgtatgtgtgtgtctctATGTATGTACACTAATGTCGTGTAATTATcttagcaatggctgaaccaatcataacgaaactagtttcaaacgaAAAGCCTTATGTAACCATtagacgctattatttttgtttttggatatGTTATTTACTTTCTGTCAAAACACGACATGTTTTaggcaaataactttcaaacagaGCAATTAGGTCATGTTATTGTGCATTGAATTAGAAacagtgtttcaaataaaccacacatttcataccaaggagcctgtttccaaaggagcggtggaaaccaatcattgttatgcacgtttctgggagtgagtaaaaaaatcaaagcaatccaagtgggttttgactctttggttttcactcctggttttggctcctcctgtccactccggtttgtgattcttgttctgtcgccgcttatagaccgaatttaatttcaaacttttGCTAACAGGTCTTCAAGATTTGTATGTTTAATTTCTCAATTATCCCAGCAGAaggtacagggtgcgccagctggatgtatccttttacaacattgaacaactccgccattttttagccgttttcagaagtaaacaagttttttaagatattttatgccatttattataaaccaggtttatTATTCAACGTCGATTAAATAACCAcccccatttgatacacaaaaagcagtTCTTTTGCGGGCTTTTTGTATGACATTAGACAGCATTACGGGCTTAATTgcagcaatttcagctcgtatattagctttgaATTCGTCAAGGTACTTAGGATTGCTAGAAtacactttacttttcaagtaaccccacagaaaaaagTCTGGCACCGTATCCGGAGAACGAAGATGCCATTCCATATTaccattttttgagacaacgcgtcctgggaatttgctctgcaagtacttgattgcggtgtggcaaggtgccccgtcttgttgaaaatagaagctttcagaccttttttctgcatttgtggacagacaaagtgcgctaaaatccaacggtagcgtgcgttgtcgatggtctctccctctttgaaaaaataaggacaGATAATTGTTTTGGAGCACACTCCGGCCAAAACAGTTACTTTCTGGTCGTGCAGTGGTGTTTGATGTATAACGTAAGGATTCTGTGTCCCCAAAATTcgacaattttgtttatttactccgccggaaagggtgaagttttcactattgaacgatcgttttcaatgtaaagcgcTACGATTTCAGCGCGTTCTTTTGATGTAAATCGATTTATAGCTAAAATAGCACTAAATGACCTTCGAGGTCTATCGAAAAGAAGCTTTCGCCATGATCCGTTTTGCTTTTGTGtttgataaaatgaaaattgaaaatctaaattgaGCTCGGGCTTTTAAACTGTATGCTGGAATTATAATCTAGCaacctgttttcactccttggcggttttcactcctcaggagccaaaaaaaccacgagtgatgaaatcatggattttaatgatttgtcaaactatggttttttcaacgcatactgattggagtgatttttgaaacactgattAGAAAGCGtataaaatacctttctaacaaactAAAGATTGGCAAAATCCGTCCTTGAACGGCGGTGATATcaaacattttatatttttttcctacGTGCCAATTTTCAATACCTAGGAATGAGACCGTTACATAAAgggtattgctttactggtgttttataGGCAAAAGTAAACCGATGTATAACAtcgtatgaaaacacatctacataGTTCAAGAAATACGATTcggaattttgtgaatttactcaaAAATGAAGAAGCTAATTGCCAAAAATGAATATCTCAGAAAAATTTGACtaaactgggtaatatggatgtttgaagaagaaaattttgtaaagagtTATTCCACGTGCACTTTTTTAAACTCATCATATCTCTatttaattttgaatgaaacatgtgTTCAGATATGTCATTTGGCAACTAAGAATGCATGTTTTGTgataataatattaaaaatgcataaatttagTATTGTTATATTATCGGAAATGCATATTAATTGCATTGGTATTCACTTTTATAAACAATACGGGATCGAAgtccaaaaatattcacaaattaGATTCGGGAAAAAAGTCATCAAAGACTCCCTGAACCCTCGATGAGGTATGCTAGTAAAATGATTCTTCTAACTTATTGCGAATATTTCAGTTATCAATATATGGTCAATGCTGAGAAAACTTCAACTGAAGTTTCAAtagc carries:
- the LOC131693514 gene encoding somatomedin-B and thrombospondin type-1 domain-containing protein, whose protein sequence is MKSFKMCPDCWGPVVALLLLVVICVSSTHGGSCREASLCCNGRDSSCVVQKAPLNAIIEDLNDKPCYCDHACLRLGDCCDDFKAHCGVIDCVVSEWGPWSDCDTACGTGMMSRTRIIEHKPQNGGKHCPSLLQKRGCQGLKCHNHHDRKVLRETALLLPAILSKSRHENDTSDIRRNLRLRYKNAFKHNRGNEYCIEFEVIKATKACHKDKTYSALAEGDRVTVRCDLEALHEEKSVTLEPEISNNSIQEEDDNDGGSRQTVDKKPKFRCRGEGTTGRSTQFTSLALPSCRGKWMRVTSKQVKKCSAADAEFIFV